A single genomic interval of Buteo buteo chromosome 20, bButBut1.hap1.1, whole genome shotgun sequence harbors:
- the PRL gene encoding prolactin produces MPTISKKGASLKGLLLVVLLVSNMLLTKEGVTSLPICPNGSVNCQVSLGELFDRAVKLSHYIHFLSSEIFNEFDERYAQGRGFIPKAVNGCHTSSLTTPEDKEQAQQIHHEDLLNLILGVLRSWNDPLIHLASEVQRIKEAPDTILWKAVEIEEQNKRLLEGMEKIVGRVHSGEIGNEIYSQWEGLPSLRLADEDSRLFAFYNLLHCLRRDSHKIDNYLKLLKCRLIHDSNC; encoded by the exons ATGCCTACCATAAGCAAGAAGGGGGCTTCACTGAAAG GTTTGTTGCTGGTGGTCCTTCTGGTGTCCAACATGCTCCTGACAAAGGAAGGAGTGACCTCCTTGCCAATCTGCCCCAATGGATCTGTCAATTGCCAAGTTTCCCTTGGGGAACTTTTTGACCGAGCAGTTAAACTTTCACACTACATCCACTTCCTCTCTTCAGAAATATTCAATGAATTT GATGAACGCTATGCTCAGGGCCGGGGTTTTATTCCAAAAGCTGTTAATGGCTGCCACACTTCCTCCTTAACCACTCCTGAAGATAAGGAGCAAGCTCAGCAGATTCAT CATGAAGACCTACTGAATTTAATACTGGGAGTGCTGCGCTCCTGGAATGATCCCCTCATCCATCTGGCCTCTGAAGTACAAAGAATCAAAGAAGCTCCAGACACCATCCTCTGGAAGGCTGTAGAGATTGAAGAACAAAACAAGCGGCTTCTagaaggaatggagaaaataGTTGGGCGG GTTCATTCTGGTGAGATCGGAAATGAAATTTACTCTCAGTGGGAAGGCCTTCCATCCCTGCGACTTGCTGACGAGGACTCCAGACTCTTTGCCTTTTACAACCTGCTGCATTGCCTCCGCCGAGATTCCCACAAAATTGACAACTATCTCAAGCTTCTGAAATGCCGCCTAATCCACGATAGCAATTGTTAA